In the genome of Burkholderia diffusa, one region contains:
- a CDS encoding DUF3079 domain-containing protein, whose amino-acid sequence MARKFPLHPAHPERICWGCDNYCHTHAMRCGNGSSRTQHPCELLGDDWYRYGDWGFDCADDENDKAADAPAGGQS is encoded by the coding sequence ATGGCCAGGAAATTTCCGCTGCATCCCGCACATCCCGAGCGGATCTGTTGGGGATGCGACAACTACTGCCACACGCATGCGATGCGGTGCGGCAACGGCTCCAGCCGGACCCAGCACCCGTGCGAACTGCTCGGCGACGACTGGTATCGATACGGCGACTGGGGCTTCGACTGCGCGGACGACGAAAACGACAAGGCAGCCGACGCGCCGGCGGGCGGGCAATCGTAG
- a CDS encoding MFS transporter, protein MSTFDNVVAGRATMEAAASTPGAIIARLERLPANAMQIRARVLIGTATFFDGFDVITIAATLPLLIHKWGLSPTQIGMLIASGAIGQLIGAFLFPALAEKHGRVKAIAWSSAVIGITSIACGFAPTFEVFVLLRILQGLGLGGELPVAATYINEITRAHGRGRFVLLYEIVFPIGLLVSMALGAWLVPRFGWEIMYFVGGLPLILALVLTHLVPESPRWLASRGRLAEAGRAVGVFESSVRGELPPVTQVAAYDEMVRQHPKRRMSDLFSAAYRKRTLAVATLWATCGFIQYGLSTWLPTIYKNFYHAPLQLALNLAVIGSVMGVLGSLASALLVDKLGRKPVIVWSFVLCALSLALAGFYHAASVYVVATFCSLSLGLMASGFITAYVYTPEQYPTSIRASGCGLGSAWLKIASFAAPMIVPHAIIGGNLAPAFYLIGVVPLIAAVTVHLVGIETKGKVLEALEA, encoded by the coding sequence CGCCTCCACGCCCGGCGCGATCATCGCGCGGCTCGAGCGGCTTCCGGCCAACGCGATGCAGATCCGCGCGCGCGTGCTGATCGGCACCGCCACGTTCTTCGACGGCTTCGACGTGATCACGATCGCGGCGACGCTGCCGCTGCTGATTCACAAGTGGGGGTTGTCGCCGACGCAGATCGGCATGCTGATCGCGTCCGGCGCGATCGGCCAGCTGATCGGCGCGTTCCTGTTTCCCGCGCTCGCGGAGAAGCATGGTCGTGTGAAAGCGATCGCGTGGAGTTCTGCCGTGATCGGCATCACGAGCATCGCGTGCGGCTTCGCGCCGACGTTCGAGGTGTTCGTGCTGCTGCGGATCTTGCAGGGGCTCGGTCTCGGCGGCGAACTGCCGGTCGCGGCCACGTACATCAACGAAATCACGCGGGCGCACGGTCGTGGCCGCTTCGTGCTGTTGTACGAAATCGTGTTTCCGATCGGTTTGCTGGTGTCGATGGCGCTGGGCGCATGGCTCGTGCCGCGGTTCGGCTGGGAGATCATGTACTTCGTCGGCGGGCTGCCGCTGATCCTCGCGCTGGTGCTCACGCATCTCGTGCCCGAGTCGCCGCGCTGGCTCGCATCGCGCGGACGCCTCGCGGAAGCGGGGCGCGCGGTCGGCGTGTTCGAATCGTCGGTGCGCGGCGAACTGCCGCCGGTCACGCAGGTGGCCGCGTACGACGAGATGGTCCGTCAGCACCCGAAGCGCCGGATGAGCGACCTGTTCAGCGCCGCGTATCGCAAACGCACGCTCGCGGTGGCGACGCTGTGGGCGACCTGCGGGTTCATCCAGTACGGTCTGTCGACATGGCTGCCGACGATCTACAAGAACTTCTATCACGCGCCGCTGCAGCTCGCTCTGAATCTCGCGGTGATCGGCTCGGTGATGGGTGTGCTCGGTTCGCTCGCGTCCGCGCTGCTGGTCGACAAGCTCGGCCGCAAGCCCGTGATCGTGTGGTCGTTCGTGCTTTGCGCGCTGTCGCTGGCACTCGCGGGCTTCTATCATGCGGCGTCGGTGTATGTCGTCGCGACCTTCTGCTCGCTGTCGCTGGGGCTGATGGCATCGGGCTTCATCACCGCGTACGTCTATACGCCGGAGCAGTATCCGACGAGCATCCGTGCGTCGGGCTGCGGGCTCGGCAGCGCGTGGCTGAAGATCGCGTCGTTCGCGGCGCCGATGATCGTGCCGCACGCGATCATCGGCGGCAACCTCGCGCCGGCGTTCTACCTGATCGGCGTCGTGCCGCTGATCGCCGCCGTGACGGTTCATCTGGTCGGGATCGAGACGAAGGGGAAGGTGCTCGAGGCCCTGGAGGCGTAA